In the bacterium SCSIO 12741 genome, CTTGTAATTCAACTACCTTGGATACGGTAGGGACAGGTACAACAGGCCATGATGGAATTTCACTTCCTAGCCCCTATGCCACTACCAACAATGTAAAGCAACAATACTTATTCAGAAAATCAGAGTTGAACGCTGCTGGAATTACCGGTGGAACTAAGATTTCGTCGCTCGGATTTTTCATCACCAACTGGAACTTCCAAACTCAAACAAAGCAGTTTTCCATTGCTATGGGATGTACCTCAAGTGATACCCTTTCCTCAACCGAGTTTGAAGACGGATTGTTTGAAGTGTATTCTTCGACTTCCGAGAGTTATTCGTTTACCAATAGCAACAACTGGAAGAACCATACCTTCTCCAATTCCTTTGTTTGGGATGGAGATTCAAACCTGGTGGTTGAAATCTGTTTCAAAAATGACAACGCCAATGCCATTCACTTAAGCCCAAGTGTTCAAACTACAACCACGGCTTATCGATCGGCGCATTGGTATACCAGTGGAACCGAAGATGCCTGTGTAAAGGATACCGTGATTGGTTCTGCTTTTAGCCGACCTAATATCCGATTGGGTTGGTGTTTACCCGAACCTTCATTCGTTTGGAGTCCTTCAGGTGGCACCGACAGTGTAGCCACTGGATTGATGGCTGGAACATACAAAGTGGTAGTGACGAGTGAGTCCGGATGTAAAGATTCAGCTACCGTAACACTTTCTCAGCCTGCCACAGGAGTGAATGCAAGTCAAACCCTTATTCAGGATGTGGTTTGTGCCGGAGTTGCCAATGGATCAGTTTCGGTTCAGGCAACTGGAGGAACAGCTCCTTATTCTTTTGCTTGGCCAGCCGGTGTACTTACCCCGGTTCATGATAGTGTAGCCACCAACCTTCAAGGTGGTGTTACCTACACCGTAACCGTTACCGATGACAACGGATGTACCGATACCGAAGTTATTACCCTAAGCGATCCAGATCCAATGACCTTTGGAGCTTCAACCATTTCTCATGTTCAGTGTAATGGTGGAAACGATGGTTCGATAACCGTTGTGGTTAGTGGAGGTACAGCGCCTATTACCAACTATGCCTGGTCGCATGGTCCAAATGGTGCCGGATTCAATACGGTGAATACCTTGACCGCTGCAAATTATACCGTAACCGTAACCGACAATGCCGGTTGTACGGAAGACACAACATTTGCTGTAACCGAACCAGCAAATCCGCTATCGGTAACAGTTAACATTACCCAACACGTTACTTGTTTGAATGGAAGCGATGGAACAGCTCAAGCAGTGCCAAGTGGAGGTACGGGCCCCTATAGCTATGCCTGGAGCAAAGGAAACGCCGGAGCCACCGATGACCTTAGAATTGGCTTAAACGCGGGAACTGTAACGGTAACTGTAACCGACAATAACGGATGTACAACCACCGGAAGTAACACCGTAAATCAACCGGCAACTGGAATTGCTATCAGCTTTACCAGTCAAACCAATGTTCTGTGTAAAGGAGACAATACCGGAGAAGCAATCATTACTCCAACGGGAGGAACCCCGGGTTATACTTATAACTGGGATGCCGGTAATCCAGGTACAAGAGATAGTATCCGGGTTGATTTGGGTGCAGGTAAAGTGCGCGTAACTGTAACCGATAATCAAGGTTGTACAGGTATAGATTCAACCACGATTACTGAACCTGCAACACGTCTGTCTGCAAGCTTTACCAGCACTACCAATCCATTATGTAATGGTCAGACCAATGGTGAAGCCATCGTAACCCAAGTGGCGGTACACCAGGATACACCTACGCCTGGAGTGGAGGAACGGCAGGAGCCAGAGATAGTATCCGTAATGCCGGAGCTGGAGCCTTAACAGTTACCGTAACCGACAACAATGGTTGTGATACCAATTTGACAATAAACTTGGTTGATCCACCAGCATTAAGCTTGGTGATTTCAGATACAACTCATCCATTATGTAACGGTAATTCCGATGGAACTGCCATTGCAACTCCAACCGGAGGAACCGCACCTTATTCTTTTACCTGGCCGGCAGGATTGCCTGGAGCTCGGGATAGCATGAGAACGAATCTGGCTTCCGGAACCTATACGGTTACAGTAACGGATGACAACGGATGTACGGCTACGGCATCTTTCACCTTGGTAGATCCTACCGCATTGGGCGCCACCGTGAATGTAACCGGTCATGTTACTTGTCGCAATGGCAATGATGGAACTGCCCAGGCCGTTCCAAGTGGCGGAACCGGACCATTCTCCTACAGCTGGAGTAAAGGAAACCCCGGAGCCACAGATGATCTTCGCATTGACCTAACCGCAGGATTGGTTAGCGTAACCATCACCGATAACAATGGATGTACGGCTACTGGAAGCGCCACCGTAAATCAACCTGCAACAGGTATGACCGTGAACTTTACCGGTCAAACCAATGTATTGTGTAAAGGAGATAGCACGGGTCAA is a window encoding:
- a CDS encoding SprB repeat-containing protein, giving the protein MVDPPALSLVISDTTHPLCNGNSDGTAIATPTGGTAPYSFTWPAGLPGARDSMRTNLASGTYTVTVTDDNGCTATASFTLVDPTALGATVNVTGHVTCRNGNDGTAQAVPSGGTGPFSYSWSKGNPGATDDLRIDLTAGLVSVTITDNNGCTATGSATVNQPATGMTVNFTGQTNVLCKGDSTGQAIITPTGEHRVIPITGMLVMLESGIVSALTCLLAKLG
- a CDS encoding SprB repeat-containing protein, which encodes MRNCYKFFSRFAAVVILFLSLVFSAQEAHATHIAGGDITYKALNDTDYIITLTIYRDCRGVGVTNSPRSIRIFELCSNNGAGTSWNSPYATVSLPLTNPGGTEVSQLCKYAIDSSFCSSTPSKRKYQGMEKFIYEDTVVLPFKCNAWYIGHSFFARNSAQNANAANRNFYTQATIFTDNRDSNSSPIFTADPTPYFCLGNPATYNYAVVENDGDSMVFQLVPTESAYGTALSYIFPYSATNPLDATNFNANTGQLSFTPTTSGRFIVAMQITEYDRATKKKVGEVRRDVQFFIDPCQSNSNPVMVTGGVYNITGGSKVDSLTINTLRSATLVYDLSFSDANSGDTLTTTTNSAIALSGSTSNNKGVNPDTTTITWNPGVTATNNKYTVTYFSEDDNCPVSAATSVAVDIVLIDSLTSASIVGVKESCNNSQDGTLTAEHSGGIGPFGYVWYKQGLKITDNTKTITGISAGVSYSVTVIDLFNNDSVQTPGFNLAATLPVEIVNSSVTDIDCDGGCTGEINITGVVGGNTTVPGANGYQYTWSGTTNTTANPTNLCGGVHLVTVTDDNGCDTIGRFVINQPYAFNAQMNDSTDVSCQGGSDGAAAVKMIVTECGTTTDPCNSTTLDTVGTGTTGHDGISLPSPYATTNNVKQQYLFRKSELNAAGITGGTKISSLGFFITNWNFQTQTKQFSIAMGCTSSDTLSSTEFEDGLFEVYSSTSESYSFTNSNNWKNHTFSNSFVWDGDSNLVVEICFKNDNANAIHLSPSVQTTTTAYRSAHWYTSGTEDACVKDTVIGSAFSRPNIRLGWCLPEPSFVWSPSGGTDSVATGLMAGTYKVVVTSESGCKDSATVTLSQPATGVNASQTLIQDVVCAGVANGSVSVQATGGTAPYSFAWPAGVLTPVHDSVATNLQGGVTYTVTVTDDNGCTDTEVITLSDPDPMTFGASTISHVQCNGGNDGSITVVVSGGTAPITNYAWSHGPNGAGFNTVNTLTAANYTVTVTDNAGCTEDTTFAVTEPANPLSVTVNITQHVTCLNGSDGTAQAVPSGGTGPYSYAWSKGNAGATDDLRIGLNAGTVTVTVTDNNGCTTTGSNTVNQPATGIAISFTSQTNVLCKGDNTGEAIITPTGGTPGYTYNWDAGNPGTRDSIRVDLGAGKVRVTVTDNQGCTGIDSTTITEPATRLSASFTSTTNPLCNGQTNGEAIVTQVAVHQDTPTPGVEERQEPEIVSVMPELEP